TTCCTACCTTAAGGATATGTCTGGAGATAGCGCTGAATTTATTATAGAAATGTTAGACCTGTTTAAAGCTCAGACTCCCGCTTATGTTGCGGACTTAGGAAAGGCTATTGCAGATAAAGACTGGGCACGTGCTTCGAGCTGTGCACATAAGATAAAGCCTACTTTTGCATACGTAGGGCGCAATGATGCTAAAGATCATATGCAAATGATGGAGCGTAATGCCAGGGAACTGAATAATGTGGAGGAATTACCACAGGCATTTAGCGAGATCAGTGCTTTTGCGGAAGTTTTATACAGACAACTGGATCAGGCTAAAGCCGAATTGGAAAAACGGCTTTAACTTTTAGCCGTTTTATGTTCTATGATAGACAATATGATATATAGAACTAAAATAAGTGGAATACCAACAAATTTGAAGAGGGTGAGCAACAATACAGACGAGACAATTAAGATGTATCTGAATGTGTTTTCCGCCAAACCAAAGCTCTTGAATTTTAATGCGATTAAAGGCAGTTCACTAATCAACAGGTAACATACCAATGGAATAAAAGCCAGATATAACAGAACTGTAGTTGTTGAACTGTCAAAATAAAACACATCACTTTCGTAAATAAACGGTACAGAAGCGATTACTGCTGAAATTGCAGGAGTAGGAACGCCTATGAATTTATCTGTTTGTCTGGTGTCCAGATTGAATTTTGCCAGCCGGTAAGCCGAAAATACAGCCACAAAAAAAGCAAGGTAAGAAAGGACCGGGAAATCAGTATAACCAAAAAAGGATTTTGGAGCCATATGAAATAAGATGACTGATGGCAGTACGCCAAAACTCACCATATCTGCCAGGGAATCCAGTTCCTTGCCCATGGGCCCACTTACATTTAGCAGGCGGGCCGCAAAACCATCAAAGAAGTCAATGATTAAGGAAATAAGGATGCATAAAGCAGCAGACCTTAAATCCTGGTTGAAAGCGAAAACAATACCAATACATCCGGTGAACAGGTTCGCGGAAGTAATGGCATTGGGGATCTGTTTAACTATCATTTAAAAGCTTTTCTGATCAATTAGCTATTCATGGAAATCAGGAACTCTTCATTTGTCTTTGTATTTCTGATCTGCTGCTGTACAAACTCCATGGCTTCCTGTGCGTTCATATCTGCAAGGTGGTTACGCAGGATCCAAACACGTTGTAACGTGTCTCTGTCGTGCAGTAAATCATCTCTTCTGGTACTTGAAGCAGTAATGTCAATTGCAGGGAAAATACGTTTGTTAGATAACTTACGATCCAGTTGAAGCTCCATGTTACCGGTACCTTTAAATTCTTCAAAGATAACCTCGTCCATTTTAGAGCCGGTGTCTGTTAAGGCAGTTGCAAGAATGGTTAATGAGCCACCTCTTTCAATATTACGTGCCGCACCGAAGAAACGTTTAGGTTTATGTAAAGCATTTGCATCCACACCACCTGACAGGATCTTTCCTGAAGCAGGGGCAGTCGTATTGTACGCCCTGGCTAATCTTGTGATCGAATCCAGAAGAATCACTACATCATGACCGCATTCTACCAGGCGTTTTGCTTTTTCAAGTACAATATTTGCAATTTTAACATGTCTTTCTGCCGGTTCATCAAATGTAGAGGCAATAACTTCAGCTCTTACGCTTCTTGCCATATCTGTTACCTCCTCAGGACGCTCATCAATCAATAGAATGATCAGGTAAACTTCAGGATGGTTTTTCGCAATGGCATTCGCTACCTCTTTTAATAGATTGGTCTTACCTGTCTTAGGTTGAGCCACGATTAACCCACGTTGTCCTTTACCTATTGGCGTAAATAAGTCAATGATGCGGGTAGAATAATTATTACTTTCTGTATAAAGATTCAATCTTTCTGTAGGAAAGAGAGGGGTCAGATAATCAAAAGGAACACGGTCCCTTACATCAGCAGGTAAACGTCCGTTAATGGTTTCCACTCTTACCAATGGAAAATATTTTTCTCCCTCTTTTGGAGGACGGATACTTCCTTTTACTGTATCACCTGTTTTCAAACCAAAGAGTTTGATTTGTGATTGTGATACATAAATATCATCTGGTGAAGATAGGTAATTATAATCTGCAGATCTTAAAAAGCCATATCCATCAGGCATAATCTCTAATACCCCTTCGTTAGTAATGGTATTGTCGAAATCCAGATTTGAATAGCTATTCTCGTTCTGTTTCTGATTTCCGTTATTATTAATGTTATTAGGATTTTTTGGAGCCCTGTTGTTTTCGTCTCTTGCGGGACGGTGTTTTTTCATTTCCTGAACAGGAGGTGCTGCAACAGCTTCTTCTTTCACTTCAGAAATAACTTCTGCAGCAGCTTCCGAAGGTGGAGCCACCACTTTTGACTGAGCTGATATTTTTTTCTCTTCTTTAACCGGACTGGCCTGAACAGGCTCATCGTCAAATAAGGATGTCCTGTTAAAGTTATTATTCTTGCTTTCTTCTTCCTCTTTAGGCGTTATTCTGATCCTTTTTCTGGTTGGTTTTTCAGCAGTATTTTCTTTTACAGTTTTTGTTTTTGTCGCTTTAACAGGTGCTTCACCTTCAACCGATTCCGCAGCTTGTTGCTGTTCTGTGATTTGTGCGATAATTTCAACTAGTTCGGCTTTACGCAACTCATCGGCATTTAGGATACCCTGGGTTTTAGCAATCTCACGCAACTCGGCGGTGAGCTTTTCATTTAATTCTGTTTTATTAAACATTATATGGGTGTAGAGAATTTTTTTAAAAAAAAGTATTTATCCAATTGAACAAAGCAAAAAATGCGATTATAAAAGATGGTATGGAACAAAATTTTATGAGATTTTCTGGAATGGTCAGATAAACTTTAGGGAATTACGCTACAATTGTATGTATTTGTAACTTAATCTCCAAGGAAAACTTAAAAATGTTTATAAAATTTACATTTAAAAGTTTCAGAAGAGGCTTTAAATCAACATGAAATTTGTCATCTTTGCACACAAAATTACCCGTAGATGAATAAAAAACAGCTATTTGAGCAGATCCAATTAAAAAAATCTTTTTTATGTGTAGGCTTAGATCCAGTAATGGAGAATATTCCTAAACACCTCTTAAAATACGAAAATCCGGTTTTGGAATTTAATAAGCAGATTATTGATGTGACTAAAGACCTGTGTGTTGCTTATAAACCCAACACTGCTTTCTTTGAATCTATGGGATTAAAAGGATGGGACACCTTGATCAAAACCTGGAAATATATTCCCAAAGATATTTTCACTATTGCTGATGCAAAAAGGGGAGATATTGGGAATACTTCTGCCATGTATGCAGATGCTTTTTTTAACGAAGCAAAGTCTGACATGAGTTTTGATGCCATTACAGTTGCGCCTTATATGGGGAAAGATTCTGTAGGACCGTTCCTGAACCACAAAGATAAATGGGTAATTCTGCTTGCATTAACTTCAAATGCCGGGCATAGTGATTTTCAGCTGCATCAGACTCCTGAAGGAAAACTTTATGAGGAGGTGATCCGGATTTCTTCCCAATGGGCAGATAGTGAACAATTGATGTATGTGGTTGGGGCAACCAGAGGAACCGAATTCAAAAATATCAGAAGACTGGCTCCCGATAATTTCCTGCTGGTACCAGGTGTTGGTGCTCAGGGTGGAAGTCTGGCAGATGTTTGTGAATACGGTCTGAATAAAGAGTGCGGTTTACTGGTTAATTCAGCCAGAGGAATTATTTATGCTAGTAACGGAGAGGATTTTGCCGATCGTGCCAGAGAAGAAGCTTTGAAATTACAACAAGAGATGGAGCAGATTTTAGCATCTGCTAAATTGATATGACCCAAAAAACAGATTTAAAACTCATTGGAGCTTTATTAGCTGTTGCCGTTGTTTGGGGAACAACTTATCTTGGAATCAGGGTGGCAGTGGAAACCATTCCACCCTGGTTCGTTGCCGCGATGAGGCAAAGCCTTGCTTCCCTTCTCCTGTTAATTATCCTGATCCGGAAAAAAGATCTGATATGGAAAGGCTGGCCATATTTCAGACGCCAGATGGTGTTATCTACATTGATGATCGTAATGGCAAACGGAATGACTACCGTGGCTGAACAAACCATTCCGAGCGGACTTACCTCTCTGTTAAATGCGCTGAATCCATTGGTGGTATTTATCGCCTGTGTACTTGTAGGTTTGCAGAAACCTTCCTGGAGAGGATTTTTGGGGGTGATAATTGGTTTTCTTGGTGTGGCGTTTATCTTCAGGGAAGGCATCAGTGAGTTGCTGGACCCTAACTATAAAACAGGAATTATGTTCCTTTGTTTTGCCATTAGCGGCTGGACGATTGGTACCGTTTATGCAAAAAAGAACAACCATAAATCCGATCATATTTTTCTTGACTTATTTTATCAGTTTGCGTTCTCTGCAATAGTTCAGTTCATTCTGGCTTTTATGTTTTCCGATGATATCGCTGTCGGAAACTGGTCATCACGTAGTCTCATCGCAGTAGCTTATCTGGCTGTTTTTGGCTCGGTATTTACTTTTTTCTGCTACCACTACGCCCTTAAAAGAGTAACCGCTACAGAGGTGTCTATCCTGACCTATTTTAATACCGTGATTGCTTTATTTCTGGGATGGCTCATTCTGGATGAGGTCATTACCATTGATATTCTGATTGCCACAGTATTGATTATTCTTGGGGTCTTTATTACGAATTATAAAAAGCAAAAAACAAAAGTCTCTTTGTGATAATTTAATTCTTTTGAGTTAAGTTAGCCTTAATGGACTTTTCTGAAAACTTTCTGCATTTTATTTGGCAATTCCAGCTATACAAAACATTGGATTTATTTTGTGTCGATGGAGAGCGGTTGCGAATACTGAATCCAGGCATTTCTAATAAAAATGCAGGACCTGACTTTAATCGTGCTAAACTTTCAATAGGAGGGATTACCTGGATTGGCGATGTTGAAATTCATATCAAATCCTCTGATTGGTTGCTACACGGACATCAAAAGGATCCGGCTTATGACTCGGTAATTTTACATGTTGTTTATCAATATGATTTGCCGGTTTACAGGAAAGACGGGAGCGTACTTCCGGTATTGGTATTGGAAAAGCTGTTTCCAGAACAGCTTTTAGACCATTATGATCAATTGATTAATTCTATAAACAAATTCCCTTGTGAAAAGCAGATAAGGGAAATAAATTCTGTTGTTATCAACGGCTTTTTATCCAGAATGATGGTAGAACGTTTAGAGCAAAAGTCGGCCCAGGTCTTTGATAAGCTGGCGAGGCTGGCCGGGGATTGGGAGGCAACTTTTTATTATTTCATGGCTAAGAGTTTTGGGTTTAAGGTAAATGAAATTCCCTTTGAGCTTTTGGTAAGCGCTCTGCCACTTCAGGTGCTTAGAAAACATCTGAACAATGCTTTACAGGTAGAAGCCCTTCTGTTTGGTCAGGCCGGCTTTTTATCCGGATCTTTTAAAGATGAATATCCGCGGAAGTTAAAAAAGGAATACCTTTTCCTTCAAAAGAAATATGGTTTAAAACCAATAGGGCCCGGAGCATGGAAGTTTTTAAGAATGAGGCCGCAGAATTTCCCGACACTGAGATTGGCACAGTTTTGTGGATTAATGATAAAGTCTGATCGTCTATTTTCCAGGATGCTGGATATTGAACATTTGCCTGATCTGGTTAAGCTATTGGAAAATCTGCAGGTTAATCCTTATTGGCTTAGTCATTATCATTTTAGAAAGGAGACAAAAAAGGTGAGATTACAGTTGGGGACCAGATCTGTCCATCATTTGATTATCAATGCCATTTGTGTATTCCTGTTCTCTTACGGAAAATATGTAGATCAACCTCAGTTCATCAGTCGTGCGATAAATCTTTTAGAGCAAATGCCTGCTGAAAATAACGCAATTATAGGCTGGTACAGGGCTTCAGGCATTGTTGTTGACAATGCTTTTTTCTCTCAGGCATTGCTTCAGTTAAATAAATACTATTGTGCTCAAAAAAAATGCTTAAATTGTGGTATCGGAATCAAGATATTAAACAAATAACATGTTCCAACGAATCATTACATTTTTTGAAAAGCAGAGTTTTGGGGTATGTACCTATCTTGCAGAACGATTGAATATGTCAATCGGCAAAATAAGGTTGTTTTTTATATACTCTTCATTCTTAGCCATAGGTTTTCCTATCATATTTTATATCCTTGCGGCTTTAGTACTGGATGTGAGACATTATATCAAAAAGATCAGATTACGGATTTGGGATGCTGACTAAATCTTAAGTATTGCGGCGATTTCCGGAAAACCTTTTTCTTCAGCGAGGTCAGCAGGTAGTTTTCCACCTTCCATACGCACATTTAAGTCTGCGGAATATTCAAGTAACAGGATAATAAGCTCTATATTTCCAGTTTGCGCAGCTGCATGTAAGGCAGTAAATCCAGCTTGTTGTTTCACATTTACTTCCGCTCCTGCCTCTAAAAGCATTTTGGTAATGTTGTAACTTTTAGCGGCAACCGCAGAATGAATAGGGAATACATTGAAACCATTATTTGCCGCTGTATTTACCGAAGCCCCTCTGGAAATTAATAATCTTGTAATTTCTTCATGTCCGAAATAAGCTGCTAATCCAAGAGGAGTAAAGCCATCTTTGGAGAAGGAGTTAACCAGATCAGGATGTTGGTCAAGGAGATCAGAAGTTTCCTGAAATTTCCCCAGAGCGCATGCTTCAAAAAGACTGATGTTTTTTGAAAAACCTGCAATTACAGCTGCAATGATCGGTTTTTTATAATAACATGCAAGCAAAAGAGGAGATACCCCATGACTGGTTTCCTTTGTTGTCAGTTCCGGATGCCTGGTTAGCAAATCAGAAATCTCTTGTTTTTTATCTGTTTCTATGAATGTTTCAAGCTGAGAGATGTCCATTGTTGAGTTTAGAGGTCTTAAAATACATAAATAAAATAACAAATTTAAAATGAGATAGGGATAAAAAAAATCCCGTCAAACATTTTTATCTGACGGGATTACCTTAAAACAAAACTTATCTCTAATTAAAACTTAAACGCTATATGTATGACATCAAAGGTTTTAAATGGTTTAATCAGCCGCAGAAATCTGATCAGATAAGCCATTCAAATCAGCAATAATTTTTATTTAATAAGTACAGGTTTAAATGTATTTATAATAACTTAGTACATACAACTATATGTTTTATATTTGTTGATTATAATATTAGTAACGAAAAATGTCGGTAAGGGGAAATCAGTTCAGGTCCAATTCATTTAAAAACGAGTCCGGTGATAAGCAGAGCTCGAAGTCATCAACAAACAGACCAGCCAGGGAGAGATTTAACATCATGCCGCGTCTTGATTTTCAGAATGGGAGACTGTTTAAGATCATAGGGTTGGTGTTTGTGATCATGTCTCTGTATTTCCTGATCGCTTTCACCTCCTACCTTTTCACCTGGCAGGAGGATCATAGTTATGTGATCGATGCGAACGGAGGCTGGGGAAATCTTTTCAAAACATACGAAGAACTTCAACAGGTAAATATTACTCCCGTAGTCTCTAATTGGCTGGGTAAAATAGGCGCTTTATTATCCCACCAGTTTATTTATGAATGGTTTGGTTTGGCCTCTTTCTTATTCATCTT
This region of Pedobacter steynii genomic DNA includes:
- a CDS encoding Hpt domain-containing protein → MIDPNKNNEPLDLSYLKDMSGDSAEFIIEMLDLFKAQTPAYVADLGKAIADKDWARASSCAHKIKPTFAYVGRNDAKDHMQMMERNARELNNVEELPQAFSEISAFAEVLYRQLDQAKAELEKRL
- the pssA gene encoding CDP-diacylglycerol--serine O-phosphatidyltransferase translates to MIVKQIPNAITSANLFTGCIGIVFAFNQDLRSAALCILISLIIDFFDGFAARLLNVSGPMGKELDSLADMVSFGVLPSVILFHMAPKSFFGYTDFPVLSYLAFFVAVFSAYRLAKFNLDTRQTDKFIGVPTPAISAVIASVPFIYESDVFYFDSSTTTVLLYLAFIPLVCYLLISELPLIALKFKSFGLAENTFRYILIVSSVLLLTLFKFVGIPLILVLYIILSIIEHKTAKS
- the rho gene encoding transcription termination factor Rho, with the protein product MFNKTELNEKLTAELREIAKTQGILNADELRKAELVEIIAQITEQQQAAESVEGEAPVKATKTKTVKENTAEKPTRKRIRITPKEEEESKNNNFNRTSLFDDEPVQASPVKEEKKISAQSKVVAPPSEAAAEVISEVKEEAVAAPPVQEMKKHRPARDENNRAPKNPNNINNNGNQKQNENSYSNLDFDNTITNEGVLEIMPDGYGFLRSADYNYLSSPDDIYVSQSQIKLFGLKTGDTVKGSIRPPKEGEKYFPLVRVETINGRLPADVRDRVPFDYLTPLFPTERLNLYTESNNYSTRIIDLFTPIGKGQRGLIVAQPKTGKTNLLKEVANAIAKNHPEVYLIILLIDERPEEVTDMARSVRAEVIASTFDEPAERHVKIANIVLEKAKRLVECGHDVVILLDSITRLARAYNTTAPASGKILSGGVDANALHKPKRFFGAARNIERGGSLTILATALTDTGSKMDEVIFEEFKGTGNMELQLDRKLSNKRIFPAIDITASSTRRDDLLHDRDTLQRVWILRNHLADMNAQEAMEFVQQQIRNTKTNEEFLISMNS
- the pyrF gene encoding orotidine-5'-phosphate decarboxylase, whose amino-acid sequence is MNKKQLFEQIQLKKSFLCVGLDPVMENIPKHLLKYENPVLEFNKQIIDVTKDLCVAYKPNTAFFESMGLKGWDTLIKTWKYIPKDIFTIADAKRGDIGNTSAMYADAFFNEAKSDMSFDAITVAPYMGKDSVGPFLNHKDKWVILLALTSNAGHSDFQLHQTPEGKLYEEVIRISSQWADSEQLMYVVGATRGTEFKNIRRLAPDNFLLVPGVGAQGGSLADVCEYGLNKECGLLVNSARGIIYASNGEDFADRAREEALKLQQEMEQILASAKLI
- a CDS encoding DMT family transporter, which gives rise to MTQKTDLKLIGALLAVAVVWGTTYLGIRVAVETIPPWFVAAMRQSLASLLLLIILIRKKDLIWKGWPYFRRQMVLSTLMIVMANGMTTVAEQTIPSGLTSLLNALNPLVVFIACVLVGLQKPSWRGFLGVIIGFLGVAFIFREGISELLDPNYKTGIMFLCFAISGWTIGTVYAKKNNHKSDHIFLDLFYQFAFSAIVQFILAFMFSDDIAVGNWSSRSLIAVAYLAVFGSVFTFFCYHYALKRVTATEVSILTYFNTVIALFLGWLILDEVITIDILIATVLIILGVFITNYKKQKTKVSL
- a CDS encoding DUF2851 family protein is translated as MDFSENFLHFIWQFQLYKTLDLFCVDGERLRILNPGISNKNAGPDFNRAKLSIGGITWIGDVEIHIKSSDWLLHGHQKDPAYDSVILHVVYQYDLPVYRKDGSVLPVLVLEKLFPEQLLDHYDQLINSINKFPCEKQIREINSVVINGFLSRMMVERLEQKSAQVFDKLARLAGDWEATFYYFMAKSFGFKVNEIPFELLVSALPLQVLRKHLNNALQVEALLFGQAGFLSGSFKDEYPRKLKKEYLFLQKKYGLKPIGPGAWKFLRMRPQNFPTLRLAQFCGLMIKSDRLFSRMLDIEHLPDLVKLLENLQVNPYWLSHYHFRKETKKVRLQLGTRSVHHLIINAICVFLFSYGKYVDQPQFISRAINLLEQMPAENNAIIGWYRASGIVVDNAFFSQALLQLNKYYCAQKKCLNCGIGIKILNK
- a CDS encoding PspC domain-containing protein, whose protein sequence is MFQRIITFFEKQSFGVCTYLAERLNMSIGKIRLFFIYSSFLAIGFPIIFYILAALVLDVRHYIKKIRLRIWDAD
- a CDS encoding ankyrin repeat domain-containing protein; amino-acid sequence: MDISQLETFIETDKKQEISDLLTRHPELTTKETSHGVSPLLLACYYKKPIIAAVIAGFSKNISLFEACALGKFQETSDLLDQHPDLVNSFSKDGFTPLGLAAYFGHEEITRLLISRGASVNTAANNGFNVFPIHSAVAAKSYNITKMLLEAGAEVNVKQQAGFTALHAAAQTGNIELIILLLEYSADLNVRMEGGKLPADLAEEKGFPEIAAILKI